ACGAACGACGGGGACGCGTTAGCGATACGCGGCAAGATGAAGGCTTCAACGAAGCTGAAGCCCATGATGAGCGCCAGCCAGAGGCTGAACAAGAAATACCCCGCCAGTCCGAGCCAGCCGGACTTCACCGCCTGCCGAGCGTAGAGCCCCGCCATGCCAAGGAGACCGAAGAAGGACATCGCGCACGCGAGTACATGCACGACCTGCCACCGGGTGCTGCTGACTGACGACGCAAGATTCGGCGGATGCAACACGCCAACAAGCACGTAGCAAATCCCGGCCAAGATGGCGCACAAACCCGCGATACGCAGAAGATTGTGGGTTGAAATCTTCACTGGTCGCCCCCTTGCCCTCGGCGTTCGACAGCGATCCTGACGGTTCGTGTCTCGTGCACAGCCGGGTCCAGGGGCTGCATCAACATGGCGAAAGGAAGATGATCCGCCCATCCGTACCGGGACGCTACGCCTCCAACAGGCCACCAGGAGCCCGAACGATCGGACTGTCCGCAGCGGCTCTTCCAGCTCTGCCCAATGGGGTGCTGCTCGCACGCTCATGCCCAATCGGAGCGTTCCATGTTTCGGGTATCAACTGACGGCCGTCGATCGCACATCACCCGGCGGAACACATGAAACCAACTGCGTGCACTGCCGAATTGAGCAATCGAGGATCGAGACGCCGCTTCGCGGCGCTCGCCGGCTCGCCGCACTGCGCGCTGCCTCATCCGTCGGCCGTCCTCGGGCAACGGGGGAGGCACCGCTCCATGGCGGGACGTTCAATTCGGTTTCTCATCCGACCACTACATCTGGCCCTCCCTGCGTACGCAGGCTCTTTCGTTTCGCGCGCCAGACGGCAATGTGATCAACATCCACAGTCACAAGGAGGACTAGCCGCCTCCACGCTCTCCGGGAGTGCCGGGACAGCAGGGCGGAACCGCCGATTTCAAGGGTGTGATGCGGCGGGAGAATGAGCCATCAGGTCCGCTCGCTCTTCGTGCTCAGCGAACAGAGGGGATGGAGGTTCTGCGCTTCGCCGCCTCGGCGACGATGAAGCCTCCACGTCGAGCCGATCTTGACCAGGTTCAAGCGCTCAGCGACGCGCTGCGACGACAGATTGGCGGTGTCCGTGCTGTAGAAGAGGCGGCGCCCCGGTACACACGCGAGCGGCACCCAGGCCGCGACCGTGGCGGCCGCGTAGCCTCGTCCGCGAAACTGAGGGTCGGTCCAGACACCGCATTCGCCGGAGCTCTCGGTGAGCGGTCCTGGCGTGTGGCAGATCGAGACCGCACGATCGCCATCGAGGATCATGGTCCACGGACCCAGTTTCCCGTCGAGCAGTTCGCTCCATTCGATCGGATGCCAGTTGCCCGGGTTGGCGGCCCACAGCGCGTCGATGCCGGCTCCGTCGGAGTGGGCAATGGTCATGCCAGCGGCGAAATTAGTGTCGTCCGGGATGACATAGCTCGGACCCGAGGCGCACGTCAGTTCTCCATCGACCCACGCGAGGATCCGTTCGCAGGCGGCAAGCACCGGCGGCGGCTCACTCTGGTCGACCGGCCGGGGTGCGCGGTCGAATTCGGCGACGAGCTCGGCCGCCGCATCGTCTGCTACTTGATCGCCGATCCAGAGCGCCTGGCCGTCCGCGCACGAGGCGATGGTCACGCCGTAGCAACCCGCGATACGACCTGGAGCGTCGAGAGACGCACCAACCTGGAAGCGGAGCAGCTCAAGGTCGGGAGTGCGCAGACGACCAGCAGTCGACATCGAGGCGGACGCTACGCGACGAGGAGCTCGAGCGGCAAGAAGGCGGATAGCAAGCAGTCGTACTGGCCAGGGCCCACCGAGGCGCACATAGAGGAAGCGGCGTTGGTCGTTGCTAACGGATTTGCTAACGAGATGGCTCGACACGCCTGAGATTCACGGTGGTGGACCTCAAGCGACCGAAGATCCACAAGGCTCTGACCTGCACGTTTGCGTCTACGGCGGACGCATCGGACGCCGGTCGGCGTTCTCAGCCCTCTTCTGTGCCATCTGCTAACGGGCAGCATCCGGACCGCCCCCGCCCAGATCGCGCAGCCGGATCCGGGGCAGTCCGAGGGCGGCGACCTGTCGGTTGAACCGCTGCCGGATCACCTGCAACCGGGCTCAGTCGGCGTCTGCGTGGCTGGCCCGCCAGAGTTCTGCACGCCCGACTGAGACGGCGATGTCCACCTCGTTGCCTTCTGGGTCGGCGAGTGTCCACCACTCCGGCGCCTCGGCGTCGTACGCGATCCGTCCCCCGGCGGCGAGGGCTGCGTCGATGCGCGCCCGGGCTTGGTCGTCGGGTACGTAGACGTCGACGTGGATACGGTTGCGCTGCTTGCGCCGGGCCTCTTCCAACGCAGACATTTGTTGGAAAACGATGGTCAGGTTGAGCCGGCGCGGATCGTAGATGTCGGTGACACCGAGCTCGGATCGCGGATCATTCTCGTACCCGAGAACGGCTCGCCAGAACCCCCGCACCGCAGGGATGTCGACAGCGTCGATCCCGATCTGTACGAAGCGTAGGCGGGTTGTGTCAGCAGTCAGGCCCTTGGCTCGCGCCGCCGCCTGAACCCGGCGAGCCAGATCGCCGAACCCGTCTTCCTCCCACAGGTCCTTGCCGGAGTCGATCGTGACACCGTGCGGACGTAGGTCAATGAGGAGTGGCAGGCCCGCGTCGTCGGCCAGACCGGCTACCGTGGCGGCCAGCTCTGCTGCGCGCAAGGGCGAGGCGATCGGGTAGAACGTCATCCCGCCGAACATGGCTCGCCAGTCGGCGGTCTCCGCTGCTTCGCCCATCTCCTCGTTCGGCTCCGCCGGGATGACGTCTGCCTCGTTCCCTTCGGCGTCGGCGAACCCAACCCCGTATGCACCACCGATATGTCTGCCGCCGATCGTGCTGGCTTCGGCGGGGGTGAGCGCCTGTGGGCGAGCGACGTCGATGTGGACGCGGTTGCGCAGCGGGCGTGCCTGATCCTGCTGTTGGAACCAGATCGCCGGGTCCCGCCGCATAGCGTCGACAAGATCCTGCTCGCCCGACGGTTCGTAGCCCAGCGCGGCGCGCCAGAACCCCATCACGGCGGGCTTGTCGAGCGCATCGATCGCCAGTTGTACGGCCTGCACGGCCGACGGATCGGCCGCCAGACCGAGGTCGCGAGCTGCAGCCGAGATCCCGCGCGCCGTCGCGACATCAGCCACGGTCAGGCCAGAAGAACCGGACACGATCCGCACGTGTACCCCACGAGCACGCAAGTCCACATCCGGCAGCCGACCCGTGCTGTCGGCCAGGTCGGCGATCCGGCCGACAAGAGCCGCACCGGCCGTATGCGACGGCGCGTCGAACCAGGCGCTCGCCCCGAAAGCGAGCACCCGCCAGTCCTCCACCTCGCCGGATTCCTGGAACTGCTTCGCCGTCAGCCGCTCGTCCTTACCCATCCCGGCAGAATCCCACGACTCATCGACCATCAGCCAGCCGGAAGCGGACAACGCGATCAAGCGTTACGTCACCCTCCGCCGCCGTCCGACCTCCGACTACTCGACGACCCCCGCCTTGCGGGGTGGGCCGACGAAGCGAGGGTGGTCGAAGGACGTGTTGTCGATGACCACACTGGCCCTGCGTTGGGGACTGCACCGCGCAAAATAGAGCATCTGGGCCTCGACGTACCGTCGCATGCTGGGGTGGCCAGGGTCGGGATTAGAGCCGTCGCGGGTTGCCAAGCGTCGAGCCGTGACGTCGAACGGCACATCGAGGAAGACCGAGAAGTTCCAGACGTCGGCCAGTTCATCGCGGTGAAGGAAGAGCCCGTCGATGATCACAACGCTTCCGGCGGGCGCGAAGACGTCGTCGGGGACGAGGATCTGGTCGCTCTCGAGATCATGCCCGCGTGGGCGGTATCGACGCGAACCGCCCGGGCCAAGCGGGTCGAGAACGTAGGCGCTTAGCCGCTCATAGTCGAATGAGTCGAGCCAGAAGCCCTCGGGAGAGCTCCGTCCTCGTCGGTACCTGATCGCGCGGACGTGGTGGAAGTCGTCGATGGAGAGACGGACCGTCGAGCGCCCGTCGGTGCGAAGTACCTCGCCGAGTTTGTTCGCGAAGACGGTCTTGCCCGATCCGTCGACGCCGTCAACGCCGACGAGAACGCAACCCGATCCAGGAAGTTCCTGTATCGATGCGGCCAGAGCCCTCAGGACTTCCGAACCTGGTTGCCTATTCCGCGCAATGGCGCGCGAGGGATCAGCCTCGTTCACCCGGTCATCCTCTCAAATAGGCGCCGCACCGATCCAGCGGTGATAGGCCTCGACGTCGACGTTGCTGCCGCACACGATCGTGACTACGTGTCGGCCGGCGAAGCGGCCACGATCTTCGAGGATCGCGGCGACGCCGAGCGCGGCCGACGGTTCGACGACGAGGCCGGCGTGGTCGAGGAGCATCCGCATGGCGGTGATGATCGACGCCTCCTGGACCAGCACGGCGTCGTCAGCGACCAGGAGGAGGTCGTCCAGGACAGCCGGGATGGGGCGCCGGCCGGCGACGCCGTCAGCGATGGTGTTCGTGGAGTCGGTGGTGACGACGCGCCGTTGGCGCCACGAGTATGTCATCGCCGCTGCGCCCAGCGGTTGGACGCAGATCACCTCGGCCTCCGGCGCGAGGGTCTTCACCACATGACCGACACCGGTGGCCAGCGCTCCGCCGCCGAGAGCTATCAGGACGGCGTCGAACGACCGCCCGGCATCCACCAGCTCCAGGCCGATGGTTGCCGCGCCCTCGCAGGTCTCGATGTCCAGGCTGTCTTCGACCAGCCGGATGCCGTTGTGCCGCGCGACAGCCGCCGCCCGCTCGCGAGCCATGTCGAAGTCGCCGTCCACCAGCTCCAACCTGGCGTCCAGTGCGCGGATGCGGTCAAGCTTGGCCGCAGGCGCAAAGCGCGATGCCACGACGGTGACGTCGAGCCCTCGGCCGCGGCCGGACCAGGCGAGAGCCTGGCCCAGGTTGCCCGCGCTCGCGCACACCACGGCTCGCGGGCCATTGTCGGCGAGCAGGCTCGCGATGACCTCGGTGCCGCGGGCCTTGAAGCTGCGGACCGGGTTCGCCGTTTCGAGCTTGATACTCACCGTGCATCCGAGGCCGGGCTCCAGCGCCTCGCAGCGGTACAGCGGGGTGTCGAGAAAGATCGGATCGACCACCCTGCGAGCCGCGCGGATCCGAGCAGTGTCAAGGCGCGTCGAGGAATGGTCAAGACCGGTCGATCCGCGTGCCATGCGACATACTCACCTATCCTCCTGACTTTCGCGATGCATTAGCCGAGCAGCAGGGCAGCGACCGCCTCCGGGTCCTCATGCATTGCATTGTGGGCGGTTGGGAGGTCGTGGACCTGCCACTCGGGATCGGCTTGGAGTCGGGTGCGGAGTCCAGCGAACGGGGTTCGATCTTTCCATCCTGAGCAGTAGATGAAGTCCCGACGGGCGACCTGGGCAAACCCATCCGTAAGCCTGATGGACTGCATGACGGAGGCGAGGGGATGGGGACGGCGACGGGGATCTCCGCCGTCCGGTGGTCGGACGGCGTAGCCGGTGGCCGCGGCGCCGGCAGCGAACAGATCTCGGAAGTGGTCGTTCGTTGCCGACCACCACGACTCGCCGTCGCGCGGTACGAAGGCGTCGAGATGCACCAGTCGTGAGATCCGGCCGCCGGCACGATCGGCGGCGGCGGCGATCACCATCCCGGCGTAACTGTGGCCGACCAGGGTCGCGCTGGTGATGTGGGCGCGATCGAGGTGTCGTAACACGTCGTCGGCGTGGGTGTCGAGGTTGGTGGTCGCGACCGTCCCGTCGTCATCGTCTGGCCGCAGTCCGGTCAGGGTCAGGGCGTGAACTGCGTGACCGGCACGCTCCAGCAGAGGGACAACCTCCTCAAACGCCCACGATCCCTTCCAGGCGCCGGGCACGAGCACGTACGTCGCCATGTTCTTCTCCTCTATTTTCGCAGGCCGCGGTCTCGAAGCAGTGTCACTGGATCCCGGCGTGGCTTGCTACCGATAAGATGCCAACTGATGCCCGTTCGCCGCCAACCTCGCCGGACCGCCGGTGCGACGTCACATGTGTGGCCGTCTGGCGGGCGCCATCTCTGGCCATCCGGCGAAGCAAGCGCAGTGCAGTCGCATGCACGCGGACACCTGGTATACGCATCCAGCGGAGTCTTGGCAGTTCACACCGAGCGCGGCACGTCGATCGTTCCCGCCAACCGGGTCGCCTGGACCCCCGCCGGCTTCACGCACTACCACCGCGCCCACGGCGACACCGATATGCGGATCGTCTTTCTCGCGCCATCCGTCGCTCGGCTAATACCGGCCCATCCCGCGGTTTTCTTGACCTCCGACCTCGCCCGCGAGGTGCTACTCGCGCTGACCGGCCCCCACAACTACGACGACGCCACGCCTGACTACAGCCGCTCCGCTCGGTCCCGCCTCCTTCGAGTCCTCGTCGATGAGCTCCGCGATGCACACGAACAGCCACTGCACCTGCCGGAGCCACGGGACGACCGATTGCAAGCCATTGCCCGGATGCTGTACGAGACGCCGGCAGACAACGCCACGCTGGCCGAACTCGGGAAGACGATCGGAGCCAGCACCCGCACTCTCAGCCGACTGTTCCGCGGCGAACTCGGCATGACCTTCTATGAGTGGCGCACGCAGCTCCGCATCTACCACGCGCTCGTTCTCCTCGCCGACGGCCGAGACACCACCCAGACCGCGTACGCCTGCGGATGGGCCAACCCCAGCAGCTTCATCGGGGCGTTCACCACCATCATCGGAACGACTCCGGGCCGCTACCGAACGAGTCGCCAGACCACCGCCCCACGCATCTCAACTCTCGACACTGGACAAGGCATCTGACGGCGGATGGCCAAGACGGTGGGTTCGTTCCTGAGCTAGATGCGGCGCATCCGGTAGTCCTTGTCGTTCTCGCCGATGCGGTGGAACCCGAGCCGGGTGTAGAGCCGTTCGGCGTTCGGGTTTTCCTTGCTGACATCCAGTTCGACGGGCAAGCCGGTTCGGCGGCCCTCGTCGAGGATCTCGTTGGTCACGGCGGTGCCAATGCCTTGACTCTGCCGAGCGGGGTCGACTTGGAGGCCGGCGATCTCGATGTAGTCGGTGGTGCGGACGACGCGGAGCCGACCGACACGCATGTCATCGGCGCAGATCACGTAGGTGATGCTGTTCGCAATCTCTCCGCGAACCTGCTCCCGCGCGTCGTGGCGGAAGTCCTCCTCTAGCCGCTCACGGATTTCGCCTGCCGGGAGGGCGCTGATTGCGCAGAGCACCTGGACAAGAGCGTCAACGTCGTCGAACGTCGCCGGGCGAGTCGTGATCGTCATGCGGCCCATCCAACTGGTCCAGCGCCACTGCAACCAACCGATTTGCCGGAACCGCAGCATCCGTTCCACCACGATGGGATCTGTGCCGTACCAGGACGCACCAAACGACTAACTGCCTTCTAGCGCGGCCAAGTCGCGGATCGCGTACCGGTAGTGCTCGATCTCCTCCTCCAGTACGACGCCGATGCAGTCGATCACGGTGCGCTCCTCGTCCGGGTAACCGGGAGCGGGCGAGCGGTGGCATAGCCGTCCCAGGTTGACGGCGGTCAGGTCGGCGACGATGCGCCGCATCCCAGCCATCCGGTCGGCGCGAGCGGCCAGGACCTCGGCGTAGCCGGGCTGCCCGGTCAGGTCGATGCCAAGCGCGGCCGCGTCCGCTGCCGGGTACCAGCTCTGCGGCAGCCCGAGCGGGTGGTAGGGCCTTTCCTCATCCAGCACCGTTCGGCTGGCCCATGCGTCAATGATGAAGATCAGATGGCGCATTGTCTGAGCGAATGACCACTCCTCGTTGACCTGCTCAGTCAACGCTGCAGCGGGCAGTTTTCCGGCCCGCTCGGCTGCCTGCGCCCACAGCCGCTCGATGGTGTCCCACATCGCGCGGACGTCATTGGCCGTCTGGACCTCGCGGAACTGCACTCGCTCCGGGTGCCGACGGTCCAGCTCGGCGCTGACGAAATCGCTCACGTCAATGCCATTGACCGTGACGTTGCTGAGGTAGCCCGAGATACTCACGTTCACCAGCCAGCTGTCCCTGATCGTGACGCCGGTCAGATCGCAATCGACGAACCGGGCTCCGCGCAGGTCCGCGACGTCGAAGTGGCTGCCGCGGAACCGATCACTGCCGCCGCCCTCGCCGGCGTAGAACCGGTGCGGCCCGAACTGCGCCTCAACCGGGTCATCGGGGGAGGGAGGCGTTTGATCGGCCGGAACGTTGGTCGCTGTCATGGGCAGCAAGATAACGCTGATCCCGGACGGTCTGCTTCCGGAACTGCACGCCGATGAGGTGGCTACGGGAGCTGGGTCGATGTTGTCGGTGGTTGTCCGCTCAGGCGCCGGTCGACGGCAAGGGACCGCGTTCGAGGATTTCGGCGAGGAGGCGGGCGGTGGCGGTGAGATGTTCCTGTTTCCAGGTCCATAGGCTCCATGCCAGGTTGGTGAAACCGATCTGCAGCTCGTAGCAGTGGTGGCGTATGGCGGCATCGACGAGGGCGCTCCGGTCGGCTAGTAGGCCCGGGTCCCGGAGCAGTCCGGACAGCGGGTCGATGCCGGCGATCCCCGGGTAGAACACCGGCGCCCAGAGACTGCACCATGCGGCGTCGTAGAGGAAGTCGCCCCGTACCGAGCACTTCCAGGAAATCACCGCTTGAACCCGGCGACGGTCCGGACTCACCAGCACGTTGCCGTGCAGGAGATCGCCGTGTATGAGATCGCGGCGCTCGGGGCAGGCCGCGATCAGCGTCCGCACCCGGTCGCAGACCGCGGTGGACAGGGCCGCGAGCTTCGGGTCGGCGGCGAGGGCGGCGCTCCATCCGTGCACCCGATTCCCCGGATCGTCCACCAGCTTGGCGAGGACAAATTCCCGCCAGCTGCGGGCCGGCGCGCCTGCCGGGTGCCACATCACCGGGGTACCCGGGGATGCGGGTACCCGCTGGAGCGCGACGAGCAGGCGGGTGAGGGTGGTGGCGGCGGCATCGGCACGCTCGACCGGTGTGTCCTCCAGGAACTGCCCGTGATGACGTACTGAGATGGCGTAGGCCCGTCCGTTCGGTGTGGTCCCCACCTCCCTGACCTGCGGTACCGGCAGATCCGGTCCGTTGA
This genomic stretch from Mycobacteriales bacterium harbors:
- a CDS encoding GNAT family N-acetyltransferase, coding for MLRFRQIGWLQWRWTSWMGRMTITTRPATFDDVDALVQVLCAISALPAGEIRERLEEDFRHDAREQVRGEIANSITYVICADDMRVGRLRVVRTTDYIEIAGLQVDPARQSQGIGTAVTNEILDEGRRTGLPVELDVSKENPNAERLYTRLGFHRIGENDKDYRMRRI
- a CDS encoding VOC family protein — its product is MGKDERLTAKQFQESGEVEDWRVLAFGASAWFDAPSHTAGAALVGRIADLADSTGRLPDVDLRARGVHVRIVSGSSGLTVADVATARGISAAARDLGLAADPSAVQAVQLAIDALDKPAVMGFWRAALGYEPSGEQDLVDAMRRDPAIWFQQQDQARPLRNRVHIDVARPQALTPAEASTIGGRHIGGAYGVGFADAEGNEADVIPAEPNEEMGEAAETADWRAMFGGMTFYPIASPLRAAELAATVAGLADDAGLPLLIDLRPHGVTIDSGKDLWEEDGFGDLARRVQAAARAKGLTADTTRLRFVQIGIDAVDIPAVRGFWRAVLGYENDPRSELGVTDIYDPRRLNLTIVFQQMSALEEARRKQRNRIHVDVYVPDDQARARIDAALAAGGRIAYDAEAPEWWTLADPEGNEVDIAVSVGRAELWRASHADAD
- a CDS encoding aminoglycoside phosphotransferase family protein, yielding MQHPEHEEVAAFLAEHSDDSPSDLEPLTGGAWSSAWAYRAGEEELVIRFGPERSWYETDRMAMAFNGPDLPVPQVREVGTTPNGRAYAISVRHHGQFLEDTPVERADAAATTLTRLLVALQRVPASPGTPVMWHPAGAPARSWREFVLAKLVDDPGNRVHGWSAALAADPKLAALSTAVCDRVRTLIAACPERRDLIHGDLLHGNVLVSPDRRRVQAVISWKCSVRGDFLYDAAWCSLWAPVFYPGIAGIDPLSGLLRDPGLLADRSALVDAAIRHHCYELQIGFTNLAWSLWTWKQEHLTATARLLAEILERGPLPSTGA
- a CDS encoding pyridoxal-phosphate dependent enzyme — translated: MVDPIFLDTPLYRCEALEPGLGCTVSIKLETANPVRSFKARGTEVIASLLADNGPRAVVCASAGNLGQALAWSGRGRGLDVTVVASRFAPAAKLDRIRALDARLELVDGDFDMARERAAAVARHNGIRLVEDSLDIETCEGAATIGLELVDAGRSFDAVLIALGGGALATGVGHVVKTLAPEAEVICVQPLGAAAMTYSWRQRRVVTTDSTNTIADGVAGRRPIPAVLDDLLLVADDAVLVQEASIITAMRMLLDHAGLVVEPSAALGVAAILEDRGRFAGRHVVTIVCGSNVDVEAYHRWIGAAPI
- a CDS encoding alpha/beta hydrolase family protein; the protein is MATYVLVPGAWKGSWAFEEVVPLLERAGHAVHALTLTGLRPDDDDGTVATTNLDTHADDVLRHLDRAHITSATLVGHSYAGMVIAAAADRAGGRISRLVHLDAFVPRDGESWWSATNDHFRDLFAAGAAATGYAVRPPDGGDPRRRPHPLASVMQSIRLTDGFAQVARRDFIYCSGWKDRTPFAGLRTRLQADPEWQVHDLPTAHNAMHEDPEAVAALLLG
- a CDS encoding AraC family transcriptional regulator; amino-acid sequence: MAVHTERGTSIVPANRVAWTPAGFTHYHRAHGDTDMRIVFLAPSVARLIPAHPAVFLTSDLAREVLLALTGPHNYDDATPDYSRSARSRLLRVLVDELRDAHEQPLHLPEPRDDRLQAIARMLYETPADNATLAELGKTIGASTRTLSRLFRGELGMTFYEWRTQLRIYHALVLLADGRDTTQTAYACGWANPSSFIGAFTTIIGTTPGRYRTSRQTTAPRISTLDTGQGI
- a CDS encoding GNAT family protein, translating into MSTAGRLRTPDLELLRFQVGASLDAPGRIAGCYGVTIASCADGQALWIGDQVADDAAAELVAEFDRAPRPVDQSEPPPVLAACERILAWVDGELTCASGPSYVIPDDTNFAAGMTIAHSDGAGIDALWAANPGNWHPIEWSELLDGKLGPWTMILDGDRAVSICHTPGPLTESSGECGVWTDPQFRGRGYAAATVAAWVPLACVPGRRLFYSTDTANLSSQRVAERLNLVKIGSTWRLHRRRGGEAQNLHPLCSLSTKSERT
- a CDS encoding DinB family protein, with translation MTATNVPADQTPPSPDDPVEAQFGPHRFYAGEGGGSDRFRGSHFDVADLRGARFVDCDLTGVTIRDSWLVNVSISGYLSNVTVNGIDVSDFVSAELDRRHPERVQFREVQTANDVRAMWDTIERLWAQAAERAGKLPAAALTEQVNEEWSFAQTMRHLIFIIDAWASRTVLDEERPYHPLGLPQSWYPAADAAALGIDLTGQPGYAEVLAARADRMAGMRRIVADLTAVNLGRLCHRSPAPGYPDEERTVIDCIGVVLEEEIEHYRYAIRDLAALEGS
- a CDS encoding uridine kinase, giving the protein MNEADPSRAIARNRQPGSEVLRALAASIQELPGSGCVLVGVDGVDGSGKTVFANKLGEVLRTDGRSTVRLSIDDFHHVRAIRYRRGRSSPEGFWLDSFDYERLSAYVLDPLGPGGSRRYRPRGHDLESDQILVPDDVFAPAGSVVIIDGLFLHRDELADVWNFSVFLDVPFDVTARRLATRDGSNPDPGHPSMRRYVEAQMLYFARCSPQRRASVVIDNTSFDHPRFVGPPRKAGVVE